In one Electrophorus electricus isolate fEleEle1 chromosome 21, fEleEle1.pri, whole genome shotgun sequence genomic region, the following are encoded:
- the aars2 gene encoding alanine--tRNA ligase, mitochondrial isoform X3 codes for MAAHIRALSLWRRVTFTKLSGGVRSCSTPSGTQVHEHFTSKTVRRMFIDFFKEKHQHRAVPSSPVRPRGDPSLLFVNAGMNQFKPILLGCADPRSEMASYRRAVNSQKCVRAGGKHNDLEDVGRDVYHHTFFEMLGNWSFGDYFKVEACAMAWHLLTEVYRIPAERLYVSYFSGDAANGLPADEETRQIWLSLGVSPDHVLPFGMMDNFWEMGETGPCGPCTEIHYDHVGSRHAGALINTGSPAVVEIWNLVFMQYSREADGGLRPLPMCSVDTGMGLERLVTVLQGKRSNYDTDLFTPLLSAIHQCSKAPTYRGRTGEEDDGRVDMGYRVVADHIRTLCVCIADGVHPGMTGAELVLRRILRRAVRFSTEVLQAPEGALASLVPTVAHILGDAYPELHTEMDRIVEIININETQFLASLRQGRRVIDRTLSKMDRDDEFPAPVAWALHHNLGFPLDLIYLMLEERSATLDRLGLERLAARQEKLQGQSEGGAGERGLHLDLQCLAELQSRGVPHTDDSFKYSYSLQQDGTYMFPGCSATVMALYCNQSLLSEVGRGQRCGMVLDRTCFYAEQGGQTHDQGYFTKDGLQDVLFPVECARLAGGYVVHELTATETLRTGDQIQLHVDETRRVACMEKHTAAHMLNFALRELLGSGVAQRGSHVTADRLRFDFSSKSSLSVSQLQEVERLIQRIIKENHVVHTQEVPLARANEIAGLRTVDEVYPDPVRVVSVGLPVSELLHDHTPRRVSVELCCGTHLLRTGGIRHLVITSERQMVKGISRIVAVTGDDAKQAREAGQALLEEVESLTARIAADRAPSLQRAQRLSKEVGLLTDWQRRELQTGLKALQRRTNTTIRKLEIREAAAKAHELLKRHLNKTVLVDTLETDSKSVVMKTVNQLGEQAPHALIMLLSHLQPSGRVLCACQVPKGQTAVSASEWALAVCGRLRGSAGGSATVAKGVGTATDVAHLQETLRWAEEFAHSKRQHALHTQ; via the exons ATGGCTGCCCACATTCGTGCTCTGAGCCTGTGGCGCCGCGTCACTTTCACAAAGTTATCAGGGGGCGTGAGGAGCTGTTCGACACCGTCAGGCACTCAGGTCCACGAACACTTTACATCCAAAACGGTACGACGGATGTTTATCGATTTTTTCAAGGAGAAGCACCAGCACCGGGCTGTGCCATCCTCACCTGTGCGCCCGAGGGGCGACCCAAGTCTTCTGTTTGTAAACGCGGGAATGAATCAG TTTAAGCCAATCTTACTGGGTTGTGCGGATCCGCGTAGCGAAATGGCTTCTTACCGGCGCGCGGTGAACAGTCAGAAGTGCGTGCGCGCCGGAGGTAAACACAACGACCTCGAGGACGTCGGCAGGGACGTGTACCATCACACCTTCTTCGAGATGCTGGGAAACTGGTCGTTTGGCGACTACTTCAAG GTGGAAGCTTGTGCGATGGCCTGGCATTTATTAACGGAGGTGTACAGAATTCCTGCCGAGCGCCTGTACGTCTCGTACTTCTCGGGCGACGCAGCGAATGGCCTGCCTGCCGATGAGGAGACGCGACAGATCTGGCTCAGCCTGGG AGTCAGTCCGGATCATGTGCTCCCTTTTGGAATGATGGATAACTTCTGGGAGATGGGTGAGACGGGACCGTGTGGCCCCTGCACTGAAATCCACTACGACCACGTGGGCAGCCGTCACGCAGGGGCGCTCATCAACACTGGCAGTCCAGCCGTGGTGGAGATCTGGAATTTGGTGTTTATGCAGTACAGCAG ggaGGCTGACGGAGGCCTGCGTCCTCTGCCCATGTGTAGTGTGGACACAGGAATGGGTCTAGAGAGGCTGGTCACGGTGCTGCAGGGGAAACGCTCCAACTATGATACGGACCTGTTCACACCACTGTTGTCTGCCATCCACCag tgcagtaAAGCCCCTACATACAGAGGCAGGACGGGGGAGGAGGATGATGGTAGAGTGGACATGGGGTACCGCGTGGTGGCTGACCACATtcgcactctgtgtgtgtgcatcgcGGACGGAGTGCATCCTGGCATGACCGGAGCAGA gctGGTTTTGAGGCGTATTCTTCGTCGAGCTGTGCGCTTCTCTACAGAGGTGCTGCAGGCTCCTGAGGGAGCACTGGCAAGCCTGGTGCCCACTGTGGCTCACATACTG GGTGACGCCTATCCTGAGCTGCACACTGAGATGgacagg atcgTGGAgattattaatataaatgagACTCAGTTCCTTGCCTCTCTGAGGCAGGGTAGAAGAGTGATCGACAGGACGCTCAGTAAAATGGACAGAGATGATGAGTTCCCAG CCCCTGTGGCCTGGGCTCTGCACCATAACCTAGGCTTCCCACTGGACCTGATCTACCTGATGCTGGAGGAGCGCAGCGCAACGCTGGACCGGCTCGGCCTGGAGCGGCTCGCAGCTCGGCAAGAGAAG TTGCAGGGCCAGTCTGAAGGGGGCGCTGGTGAGAGAGGGCTCCACCTGGATCTGCAGTGTTTGGCGGAGCTTCAGAGCAGAGGAGTCCCTCACACAGACGACTCATTTAAATACAGCTACAGTCTGCAGCAGGACGGCACCTACA tgtttcctGGCTGCAGTGCCACTGTGATGGCGCTGTACTGTAACCAgtctctgctgtctgaggtggGGAGAGGCCAGCGCTGTGGGATGGTGCTGGACCGAACCTGCTTCTACGCGGAGCAGGGCGGCCAGACGCACGACCAGGGCTACTTCACCAAGGACGGACTGCAG GATGTGCTGTTCCCTGTGGAGTGTGCGCGCTTGGCTGGTGGTTATGTGGTGCATGAGCTCACTGCAACAGAGACTTTGCGAACTGGAGACCAAATACAGCTTCATGTGGATGAG ACTCGGCGTGTGGCCTGCATGGAGAAGCACACTGCCGCACACATGCTGAACTTTGCCCTGCGGGAGCTGCTAGGGTCAGGGGTTGCCCAGAGAGGGTCCCATGTTACAGCGGACCGGCTCCGCTTCGACTTCAGCTCCAAG tcttcTCTGAGTGTATCCCAGCTTCAGGAAGTGGAGAGGCTGATCCAAAGAATTATTAAAGAAAACCACGTGGTACACACGCAGGAAGTCCCTCTAGCCCGAGCAAATGAGATTGCAGGACTGAGGACTGTGGATGAG GTGTATCCAGACCCGGTGCGAGTCGTGTCCGTGGGCCTGCCGGTTTCAGAACTGCTCCATGATCACACACCCAGACGAGTTTCTGTGGAGCTCTGCTGTGGCAC GCACTTGCTACGGACAGGAGGTATCCGGCACCTCGTTATCACTTCTGAGCGGCAGATGGTCAAGGGCATCAGTCGCATCGTTGCAGTTACTGGCGATGACGCCAAACAG GCACGGGAGGCGGGGCAAGCTCtcctggaggaggtggagtcTCTGACTGCGCGCATTGCAGCTGACCGCGCCCCTTCATTACAGCGTGCTCAGAGGCTCTCTAAAGAGGTCGGCCTGCTTACGGAC TGGCAGAGGAGAGAGCTGCAGACAGGACTGAAAGCTTTACAGAGGAGGACCAACACTACCATCAGAAAACTAGAAATcagagag GCTGCAGCCAAAGCTCATGAGTTGTTGAAGAGACACTTGAATAAAACAGTGCTGGTGGACACACTGGAGACTGACTCCAAATCA GTAGTGATGAAGACGGTGAACCAGCTCGGTGAACAAGCGCCACACGCTCTCATCATGCTCCTCTCTCACCTACAGCCGTCAGGAAGAGTGCTGTGTGCCTGCCAGGTGCCCaag GGTCAGACGGCTGTGTCTGCGAGTGAGTGGGCCCTGGCTGTCTGTGGCCGTCTGCGGGGGAGTGCGGGGGGCTCAGCCACCGTGGCTAAAGGGGTCGGCACGGCGACAGACGTCGCCCACCTGCAGGAGACCCTGCGCTGGGCTGAGGAGTTTGCCCACAGCAAACGGCAACACGCACTTCACACTCAGTGA
- the aars2 gene encoding alanine--tRNA ligase, mitochondrial isoform X1 produces MAAHIRALSLWRRVTFTKLSGGVRSCSTPSGTQVHEHFTSKTVRRMFIDFFKEKHQHRAVPSSPVRPRGDPSLLFVNAGMNQFKPILLGCADPRSEMASYRRAVNSQKCVRAGGKHNDLEDVGRDVYHHTFFEMLGNWSFGDYFKVEACAMAWHLLTEVYRIPAERLYVSYFSGDAANGLPADEETRQIWLSLGVSPDHVLPFGMMDNFWEMGETGPCGPCTEIHYDHVGSRHAGALINTGSPAVVEIWNLVFMQYSREADGGLRPLPMCSVDTGMGLERLVTVLQGKRSNYDTDLFTPLLSAIHQCSKAPTYRGRTGEEDDGRVDMGYRVVADHIRTLCVCIADGVHPGMTGAELVLRRILRRAVRFSTEVLQAPEGALASLVPTVAHILGDAYPELHTEMDRIVEIININETQFLASLRQGRRVIDRTLSKMDRDDEFPAPVAWALHHNLGFPLDLIYLMLEERSATLDRLGLERLAARQEKLQGQSEGGAGERGLHLDLQCLAELQSRGVPHTDDSFKYSYSLQQDGTYMFPGCSATVMALYCNQSLLSEVGRGQRCGMVLDRTCFYAEQGGQTHDQGYFTKDGLQDVLFPVECARLAGGYVVHELTATETLRTGDQIQLHVDETRRVACMEKHTAAHMLNFALRELLGSGVAQRGSHVTADRLRFDFSSKSSLSVSQLQEVERLIQRIIKENHVVHTQEVPLARANEIAGLRTVDEVYPDPVRVVSVGLPVSELLHDHTPRRVSVELCCGTHLLRTGGIRHLVITSERQMVKGISRIVAVTGDDAKQAREAGQALLEEVESLTARIAADRAPSLQRAQRLSKEVGLLTDAVEGTPIPQWQRRELQTGLKALQRRTNTTIRKLEIREAAAKAHELLKRHLNKTVLVDTLETDSKSVVMKTVNQLGEQAPHALIMLLSHLQPSGRVLCACQVPKGQTAVSASEWALAVCGRLRGSAGGSATVAKGVGTATDVAHLQETLRWAEEFAHSKRQHALHTQ; encoded by the exons ATGGCTGCCCACATTCGTGCTCTGAGCCTGTGGCGCCGCGTCACTTTCACAAAGTTATCAGGGGGCGTGAGGAGCTGTTCGACACCGTCAGGCACTCAGGTCCACGAACACTTTACATCCAAAACGGTACGACGGATGTTTATCGATTTTTTCAAGGAGAAGCACCAGCACCGGGCTGTGCCATCCTCACCTGTGCGCCCGAGGGGCGACCCAAGTCTTCTGTTTGTAAACGCGGGAATGAATCAG TTTAAGCCAATCTTACTGGGTTGTGCGGATCCGCGTAGCGAAATGGCTTCTTACCGGCGCGCGGTGAACAGTCAGAAGTGCGTGCGCGCCGGAGGTAAACACAACGACCTCGAGGACGTCGGCAGGGACGTGTACCATCACACCTTCTTCGAGATGCTGGGAAACTGGTCGTTTGGCGACTACTTCAAG GTGGAAGCTTGTGCGATGGCCTGGCATTTATTAACGGAGGTGTACAGAATTCCTGCCGAGCGCCTGTACGTCTCGTACTTCTCGGGCGACGCAGCGAATGGCCTGCCTGCCGATGAGGAGACGCGACAGATCTGGCTCAGCCTGGG AGTCAGTCCGGATCATGTGCTCCCTTTTGGAATGATGGATAACTTCTGGGAGATGGGTGAGACGGGACCGTGTGGCCCCTGCACTGAAATCCACTACGACCACGTGGGCAGCCGTCACGCAGGGGCGCTCATCAACACTGGCAGTCCAGCCGTGGTGGAGATCTGGAATTTGGTGTTTATGCAGTACAGCAG ggaGGCTGACGGAGGCCTGCGTCCTCTGCCCATGTGTAGTGTGGACACAGGAATGGGTCTAGAGAGGCTGGTCACGGTGCTGCAGGGGAAACGCTCCAACTATGATACGGACCTGTTCACACCACTGTTGTCTGCCATCCACCag tgcagtaAAGCCCCTACATACAGAGGCAGGACGGGGGAGGAGGATGATGGTAGAGTGGACATGGGGTACCGCGTGGTGGCTGACCACATtcgcactctgtgtgtgtgcatcgcGGACGGAGTGCATCCTGGCATGACCGGAGCAGA gctGGTTTTGAGGCGTATTCTTCGTCGAGCTGTGCGCTTCTCTACAGAGGTGCTGCAGGCTCCTGAGGGAGCACTGGCAAGCCTGGTGCCCACTGTGGCTCACATACTG GGTGACGCCTATCCTGAGCTGCACACTGAGATGgacagg atcgTGGAgattattaatataaatgagACTCAGTTCCTTGCCTCTCTGAGGCAGGGTAGAAGAGTGATCGACAGGACGCTCAGTAAAATGGACAGAGATGATGAGTTCCCAG CCCCTGTGGCCTGGGCTCTGCACCATAACCTAGGCTTCCCACTGGACCTGATCTACCTGATGCTGGAGGAGCGCAGCGCAACGCTGGACCGGCTCGGCCTGGAGCGGCTCGCAGCTCGGCAAGAGAAG TTGCAGGGCCAGTCTGAAGGGGGCGCTGGTGAGAGAGGGCTCCACCTGGATCTGCAGTGTTTGGCGGAGCTTCAGAGCAGAGGAGTCCCTCACACAGACGACTCATTTAAATACAGCTACAGTCTGCAGCAGGACGGCACCTACA tgtttcctGGCTGCAGTGCCACTGTGATGGCGCTGTACTGTAACCAgtctctgctgtctgaggtggGGAGAGGCCAGCGCTGTGGGATGGTGCTGGACCGAACCTGCTTCTACGCGGAGCAGGGCGGCCAGACGCACGACCAGGGCTACTTCACCAAGGACGGACTGCAG GATGTGCTGTTCCCTGTGGAGTGTGCGCGCTTGGCTGGTGGTTATGTGGTGCATGAGCTCACTGCAACAGAGACTTTGCGAACTGGAGACCAAATACAGCTTCATGTGGATGAG ACTCGGCGTGTGGCCTGCATGGAGAAGCACACTGCCGCACACATGCTGAACTTTGCCCTGCGGGAGCTGCTAGGGTCAGGGGTTGCCCAGAGAGGGTCCCATGTTACAGCGGACCGGCTCCGCTTCGACTTCAGCTCCAAG tcttcTCTGAGTGTATCCCAGCTTCAGGAAGTGGAGAGGCTGATCCAAAGAATTATTAAAGAAAACCACGTGGTACACACGCAGGAAGTCCCTCTAGCCCGAGCAAATGAGATTGCAGGACTGAGGACTGTGGATGAG GTGTATCCAGACCCGGTGCGAGTCGTGTCCGTGGGCCTGCCGGTTTCAGAACTGCTCCATGATCACACACCCAGACGAGTTTCTGTGGAGCTCTGCTGTGGCAC GCACTTGCTACGGACAGGAGGTATCCGGCACCTCGTTATCACTTCTGAGCGGCAGATGGTCAAGGGCATCAGTCGCATCGTTGCAGTTACTGGCGATGACGCCAAACAG GCACGGGAGGCGGGGCAAGCTCtcctggaggaggtggagtcTCTGACTGCGCGCATTGCAGCTGACCGCGCCCCTTCATTACAGCGTGCTCAGAGGCTCTCTAAAGAGGTCGGCCTGCTTACGGAC gctgttGAGGGTACTCCTATTCCACAGTGGCAGAGGAGAGAGCTGCAGACAGGACTGAAAGCTTTACAGAGGAGGACCAACACTACCATCAGAAAACTAGAAATcagagag GCTGCAGCCAAAGCTCATGAGTTGTTGAAGAGACACTTGAATAAAACAGTGCTGGTGGACACACTGGAGACTGACTCCAAATCA GTAGTGATGAAGACGGTGAACCAGCTCGGTGAACAAGCGCCACACGCTCTCATCATGCTCCTCTCTCACCTACAGCCGTCAGGAAGAGTGCTGTGTGCCTGCCAGGTGCCCaag GGTCAGACGGCTGTGTCTGCGAGTGAGTGGGCCCTGGCTGTCTGTGGCCGTCTGCGGGGGAGTGCGGGGGGCTCAGCCACCGTGGCTAAAGGGGTCGGCACGGCGACAGACGTCGCCCACCTGCAGGAGACCCTGCGCTGGGCTGAGGAGTTTGCCCACAGCAAACGGCAACACGCACTTCACACTCAGTGA
- the aars2 gene encoding alanine--tRNA ligase, mitochondrial isoform X2, which yields MAAHIRALSLWRRVTFTKLSGGVRSCSTPSGTQVHEHFTSKTVRRMFIDFFKEKHQHRAVPSSPVRPRGDPSLLFVNAGMNQFKPILLGCADPRSEMASYRRAVNSQKCVRAGGKHNDLEDVGRDVYHHTFFEMLGNWSFGDYFKVEACAMAWHLLTEVYRIPAERLYVSYFSGDAANGLPADEETRQIWLSLGVSPDHVLPFGMMDNFWEMGETGPCGPCTEIHYDHVGSRHAGALINTGSPAVVEIWNLVFMQYSREADGGLRPLPMCSVDTGMGLERLVTVLQGKRSNYDTDLFTPLLSAIHQCSKAPTYRGRTGEEDDGRVDMGYRVVADHIRTLCVCIADGVHPGMTGAELVLRRILRRAVRFSTEVLQAPEGALASLVPTVAHILGDAYPELHTEMDRIVEIININETQFLASLRQGRRVIDRTLSKMDRDDEFPAPVAWALHHNLGFPLDLIYLMLEERSATLDRLGLERLAARQEKLQGQSEGGAGERGLHLDLQCLAELQSRGVPHTDDSFKYSYSLQQDGTYMFPGCSATVMALYCNQSLLSEVGRGQRCGMVLDRTCFYAEQGGQTHDQGYFTKDGLQDVLFPVECARLAGGYVVHELTATETLRTGDQIQLHVDETRRVACMEKHTAAHMLNFALRELLGSGVAQRGSHVTADRLRFDFSSKSSLSVSQLQEVERLIQRIIKENHVVHTQEVPLARANEIAGLRTVDEVYPDPVRVVSVGLPVSELLHDHTPRRVSVELCCGTHLLRTGGIRHLVITSERQMVKGISRIVAVTGDDAKQAREAGQALLEEVESLTARIAADRAPSLQRAQRLSKEAVEGTPIPQWQRRELQTGLKALQRRTNTTIRKLEIREAAAKAHELLKRHLNKTVLVDTLETDSKSVVMKTVNQLGEQAPHALIMLLSHLQPSGRVLCACQVPKGQTAVSASEWALAVCGRLRGSAGGSATVAKGVGTATDVAHLQETLRWAEEFAHSKRQHALHTQ from the exons ATGGCTGCCCACATTCGTGCTCTGAGCCTGTGGCGCCGCGTCACTTTCACAAAGTTATCAGGGGGCGTGAGGAGCTGTTCGACACCGTCAGGCACTCAGGTCCACGAACACTTTACATCCAAAACGGTACGACGGATGTTTATCGATTTTTTCAAGGAGAAGCACCAGCACCGGGCTGTGCCATCCTCACCTGTGCGCCCGAGGGGCGACCCAAGTCTTCTGTTTGTAAACGCGGGAATGAATCAG TTTAAGCCAATCTTACTGGGTTGTGCGGATCCGCGTAGCGAAATGGCTTCTTACCGGCGCGCGGTGAACAGTCAGAAGTGCGTGCGCGCCGGAGGTAAACACAACGACCTCGAGGACGTCGGCAGGGACGTGTACCATCACACCTTCTTCGAGATGCTGGGAAACTGGTCGTTTGGCGACTACTTCAAG GTGGAAGCTTGTGCGATGGCCTGGCATTTATTAACGGAGGTGTACAGAATTCCTGCCGAGCGCCTGTACGTCTCGTACTTCTCGGGCGACGCAGCGAATGGCCTGCCTGCCGATGAGGAGACGCGACAGATCTGGCTCAGCCTGGG AGTCAGTCCGGATCATGTGCTCCCTTTTGGAATGATGGATAACTTCTGGGAGATGGGTGAGACGGGACCGTGTGGCCCCTGCACTGAAATCCACTACGACCACGTGGGCAGCCGTCACGCAGGGGCGCTCATCAACACTGGCAGTCCAGCCGTGGTGGAGATCTGGAATTTGGTGTTTATGCAGTACAGCAG ggaGGCTGACGGAGGCCTGCGTCCTCTGCCCATGTGTAGTGTGGACACAGGAATGGGTCTAGAGAGGCTGGTCACGGTGCTGCAGGGGAAACGCTCCAACTATGATACGGACCTGTTCACACCACTGTTGTCTGCCATCCACCag tgcagtaAAGCCCCTACATACAGAGGCAGGACGGGGGAGGAGGATGATGGTAGAGTGGACATGGGGTACCGCGTGGTGGCTGACCACATtcgcactctgtgtgtgtgcatcgcGGACGGAGTGCATCCTGGCATGACCGGAGCAGA gctGGTTTTGAGGCGTATTCTTCGTCGAGCTGTGCGCTTCTCTACAGAGGTGCTGCAGGCTCCTGAGGGAGCACTGGCAAGCCTGGTGCCCACTGTGGCTCACATACTG GGTGACGCCTATCCTGAGCTGCACACTGAGATGgacagg atcgTGGAgattattaatataaatgagACTCAGTTCCTTGCCTCTCTGAGGCAGGGTAGAAGAGTGATCGACAGGACGCTCAGTAAAATGGACAGAGATGATGAGTTCCCAG CCCCTGTGGCCTGGGCTCTGCACCATAACCTAGGCTTCCCACTGGACCTGATCTACCTGATGCTGGAGGAGCGCAGCGCAACGCTGGACCGGCTCGGCCTGGAGCGGCTCGCAGCTCGGCAAGAGAAG TTGCAGGGCCAGTCTGAAGGGGGCGCTGGTGAGAGAGGGCTCCACCTGGATCTGCAGTGTTTGGCGGAGCTTCAGAGCAGAGGAGTCCCTCACACAGACGACTCATTTAAATACAGCTACAGTCTGCAGCAGGACGGCACCTACA tgtttcctGGCTGCAGTGCCACTGTGATGGCGCTGTACTGTAACCAgtctctgctgtctgaggtggGGAGAGGCCAGCGCTGTGGGATGGTGCTGGACCGAACCTGCTTCTACGCGGAGCAGGGCGGCCAGACGCACGACCAGGGCTACTTCACCAAGGACGGACTGCAG GATGTGCTGTTCCCTGTGGAGTGTGCGCGCTTGGCTGGTGGTTATGTGGTGCATGAGCTCACTGCAACAGAGACTTTGCGAACTGGAGACCAAATACAGCTTCATGTGGATGAG ACTCGGCGTGTGGCCTGCATGGAGAAGCACACTGCCGCACACATGCTGAACTTTGCCCTGCGGGAGCTGCTAGGGTCAGGGGTTGCCCAGAGAGGGTCCCATGTTACAGCGGACCGGCTCCGCTTCGACTTCAGCTCCAAG tcttcTCTGAGTGTATCCCAGCTTCAGGAAGTGGAGAGGCTGATCCAAAGAATTATTAAAGAAAACCACGTGGTACACACGCAGGAAGTCCCTCTAGCCCGAGCAAATGAGATTGCAGGACTGAGGACTGTGGATGAG GTGTATCCAGACCCGGTGCGAGTCGTGTCCGTGGGCCTGCCGGTTTCAGAACTGCTCCATGATCACACACCCAGACGAGTTTCTGTGGAGCTCTGCTGTGGCAC GCACTTGCTACGGACAGGAGGTATCCGGCACCTCGTTATCACTTCTGAGCGGCAGATGGTCAAGGGCATCAGTCGCATCGTTGCAGTTACTGGCGATGACGCCAAACAG GCACGGGAGGCGGGGCAAGCTCtcctggaggaggtggagtcTCTGACTGCGCGCATTGCAGCTGACCGCGCCCCTTCATTACAGCGTGCTCAGAGGCTCTCTAAAGAG gctgttGAGGGTACTCCTATTCCACAGTGGCAGAGGAGAGAGCTGCAGACAGGACTGAAAGCTTTACAGAGGAGGACCAACACTACCATCAGAAAACTAGAAATcagagag GCTGCAGCCAAAGCTCATGAGTTGTTGAAGAGACACTTGAATAAAACAGTGCTGGTGGACACACTGGAGACTGACTCCAAATCA GTAGTGATGAAGACGGTGAACCAGCTCGGTGAACAAGCGCCACACGCTCTCATCATGCTCCTCTCTCACCTACAGCCGTCAGGAAGAGTGCTGTGTGCCTGCCAGGTGCCCaag GGTCAGACGGCTGTGTCTGCGAGTGAGTGGGCCCTGGCTGTCTGTGGCCGTCTGCGGGGGAGTGCGGGGGGCTCAGCCACCGTGGCTAAAGGGGTCGGCACGGCGACAGACGTCGCCCACCTGCAGGAGACCCTGCGCTGGGCTGAGGAGTTTGCCCACAGCAAACGGCAACACGCACTTCACACTCAGTGA